The nucleotide window TGGAGGGATTGTCATGAAATTGATATTTGAAAAATCAGTTAGCGGGAGAAAGTCATTTTCACTTCCCAAATTGGATGTCAAAGAATCTCAGATAGATATTCCAGAACATTTAGTTAGAAATGAAGCTCCGAATCTACCAGAACTTTACGAAGTTGATATAGTTAGGCACTACAATCAATTAGCCAGTCTAAACCATTCGGTTGATAGAGGTTTTTATCCTTTGGGTTCTTGTACAATGAAATACAATCCTTTTTTGAATGAAGAGGTTGCAGCCTTGAATGGATTCAAATACCTTCATCCCTATCAAGAGGAAAGGACCGTACAAGGTGCGTTGGAATTGATGTATGAATTACAAGAATTTCTCAAAGAGATAACAGGGATGGATCATGTTACCCTACAGCCTGCTGCTGGTGCCCATGGGGAGCTCACAGGAATGCTTGTTATCAAAAAATATCTACAAGAAAATAATTTAGGTCATAAAAATGAGGTTATCATCCCAGATTCCGCCCACGGTACGAATCCGGCATCTGCAGTAATGGCAGGATTTGAAGTAATTAAAGTTAATTCGAATAATGAAGGAAGAGTTGATTTAGATCATTTGAAATCTTTAGTGAATGAAAATACTGCTGCAATTATGCTCACAAACCCAAATACTTTGGGATTGTTTGAAAAAGATATTCTAAAGATATCTGATTTGATGCATAAAAACAACGCCTTGTTGTACTACGATGGAGCGAATTTAAATGCAATAATGGGTAAAGTAAGACCTGGGGATAATGGTTTTGATGTTGTCCATCTAAATCTCCACAAAACATTTTCTACCCCTCATGGAATGGGGGGACCTGGGAGTGGGCCAATAGCGGTAAAATCTTTTTTAAAAGAGTATTTGCCGAAACCTGTTGTGGGTATGAAAGAAAGTGGAGAATATTATTTTGATTACGATATTCCTAAAAGTATTGGAAAAGTACGTAGCTTTTACGGTAATTTCTCGGTACTAGTAAAAGCATATACTTATATATTATCAATGGGCAAAGAAGGTTTAAAGAAGGCAAGTGAGCTAGCCACTTTAAATGCGAATTATTTGAAAGAGAAGTTATCAAAATTTTTAGACGTTGCTTATCCAGATGTCTGTAAGCATGAGTTTGTAATAAAAGGTACTTCGTTGAAAGATTATGGTGTAAGCACATTGGATTTTGCAAAAAGACTTTTAGATTATGGCATGCATCCTCCAACAGTTTATTTTCCTTTGATAGTTGATGAAGCAATGATGATTGAACCAACCGAAACCGAAAGCAAAGAAACATTGGATGAAGTTGCTGCTATATACGAGAAAATCTTAGAAGAAGCCAGAAAGGATTCAGATAAGTTAAAGAAAGCTCCATTGACTTTACCTATCAAAAGATTAGACGAAGTAAAAGCAAACAAAGAACTCAACGTGAAATTTGATTAAATTTTGATAAGTTAAACATATTTATTTTATTTAATATTAGAAAACAGTGAGGCAGAAAC belongs to Petrotoga mexicana DSM 14811 and includes:
- the gcvPB gene encoding aminomethyl-transferring glycine dehydrogenase subunit GcvPB, which produces MKLIFEKSVSGRKSFSLPKLDVKESQIDIPEHLVRNEAPNLPELYEVDIVRHYNQLASLNHSVDRGFYPLGSCTMKYNPFLNEEVAALNGFKYLHPYQEERTVQGALELMYELQEFLKEITGMDHVTLQPAAGAHGELTGMLVIKKYLQENNLGHKNEVIIPDSAHGTNPASAVMAGFEVIKVNSNNEGRVDLDHLKSLVNENTAAIMLTNPNTLGLFEKDILKISDLMHKNNALLYYDGANLNAIMGKVRPGDNGFDVVHLNLHKTFSTPHGMGGPGSGPIAVKSFLKEYLPKPVVGMKESGEYYFDYDIPKSIGKVRSFYGNFSVLVKAYTYILSMGKEGLKKASELATLNANYLKEKLSKFLDVAYPDVCKHEFVIKGTSLKDYGVSTLDFAKRLLDYGMHPPTVYFPLIVDEAMMIEPTETESKETLDEVAAIYEKILEEARKDSDKLKKAPLTLPIKRLDEVKANKELNVKFD